From the genome of bacterium, one region includes:
- a CDS encoding methylglyoxal synthase, translated as MRQQKRIALVAHDNKKTDLLEWAAFNKHLLIQHELLATGTTGKMLEAELGADVHKLQSGPLGGDQQIGARIAEGSIDVLIFFWDPLQSLPHDPDVRALLRIAAVWNIPVACNRASADFIISSPLMSAAYDRMVPEYDRALVINE; from the coding sequence ATGCGACAACAGAAGCGAATCGCCCTTGTGGCGCATGACAACAAGAAGACCGATCTCCTCGAGTGGGCGGCGTTTAACAAGCACCTGCTGATTCAACACGAACTGCTCGCCACGGGGACGACGGGAAAAATGCTCGAAGCAGAGCTGGGGGCCGATGTGCACAAACTGCAGAGCGGGCCGCTCGGGGGGGATCAGCAGATCGGAGCCCGCATCGCCGAGGGGAGCATCGATGTCCTCATCTTTTTCTGGGATCCTCTGCAGTCGCTGCCGCACGATCCGGACGTCAGAGCGCTCCTCCGAATCGCCGCGGTGTGGAACATCCCCGTGGCCTGTAACCGGGCGTCCGCCGACTTCATTATCTCCTCGCCGTTGATGTCGGCGGCATACGATCGTATGGTCCCCGAGTACGACCGGGCGTTGGTGATCAACGAGTAG